A single Stigmatopora argus isolate UIUO_Sarg chromosome 7, RoL_Sarg_1.0, whole genome shotgun sequence DNA region contains:
- the trip10b gene encoding thyroid hormone receptor interactor 10b isoform X1: MDWGTDLWDQNDVIDKHTQAGLDLVERYIKFVKERTEIEQSYAKQLRGLSRKYAKRGCKDEQDCRFSNHAAMQEILNELNDYAGQRELIAETMMTSICVDLTKFLQDLKQDRKGHLSEAKKAQQNLESSFKQLESTKKRFAKEWGEAEKATQQAEKIENDANATKIDVDKAKQHAHGRVHLAEECRSDYAAYLQKYNKEQKFFYYTEIPQIFNKLQELDERRISRLAEGYCQFSDLEKKVQPIITKCLDGISAAGAKVDGKQDSLLLVEQHKSGFERPSDVDFEDYTQGIKAASSDSSLNPPKVRTKLWPFSRRHKPSHAEKRVPPPAEDFSHLPPEQRKKMLQAKIDDVSKKLHMTQETSEALEKMKGVYEQNADLGNPSILEPQIAETAQNIGYLRGELAKYETWLSEAVGGDECANTINNNNSNHSQNTVVMSENHQNIYTEFDDEFDDLGQCTAMYTFQGDSEGTISVTDGELLTIMEEDKGDGWMRVLRANGEEGFIPSSYVKVAS; this comes from the exons ATGGACTGGGGAACTGATTTGTGG GACCAGAACGACGTGATCGACAAGCACACTCAGGCTGGCCTGGACCTGGTGGAGCGCTACATCAAGTTTGTCAAGGAGCGCACCGAAATCGAACAGAGTTATGCCAAGCAACTCAG GGGTCTTTCGAGGAAGTACGCAAAGCGAGGATGCAAAGATGAACAAGACTGCAG GTTCAGCAACCACGCCGCCATGCAGGAGATCTTGAACGAGTTGAACGACTATGCGGGTCAGCGTGAGTTAATCGCTGAGACCATGATGACCAGCATCTGCGTGGACCTCACCAAGTTCTTGCAGGACCTCAAACAGGACCGCAAAGGG CACCTTTCTGAAGCCAAGAAAGCCCAACAGAACCTGGAGAGCAGTTTCAAGCAACTGGAAAGT ACAAAGAAGCGGTTCGCCAAGGAGTGGGGGGAGGCTGAAAAAGCGACACAACAGGCTGAGAAAATTGAGAACGACGCCAACGCCACTAAGATCGACGTAGATAAA GCCAAACAGCACGCGCACGGTCGTGTGCACCTGGCGGAGGAATGCCGCAGCGACTATGCCGCTTACCTGCAAAAGTACAACAAGGAGCAGAAGTTTTTCTACTACACAGAGATACCACAGATATTCAAT AAGTTACAAGAATTAGATGAGCGCCGGATTAGTCGTCTGGCGGAAGGATATTGCCAGTTTTCCGACTTGGAAAAGAAGGTGCAGCCCATCATTACGAAATGTTTGGACGGAATCTCGGCAGCTGGAGCTAAAGTCGACGGAAAGCAG GACTCGCTTCTGTTGGTGGAGCAGCACAAGTCGGGCTTTGAACGGCCTTCCGACGTGGACTTTGAAGACTACACGCAGGGAATCAAAGCGGCCAGCTCCGACTCCAGCCTCAACCCGCCCAAAGTTCGAACCAAGCTATGGCCATTTAGCAGGAGACACAAG CCGTCGCATGCCGAGAAACGCGTG CCGCCGCCCGCCGAGGACTTCTCTCACCTTCCTCCCGAGCAACGTAAGAAGATGCTGCAAGCCAAAATCGACGACGTCTCCAAAAAGCTTCACATGACACAAGAAACCAG CGAGGCTCTGGAGAAGATGAAGGGCGTGTACGAGCAGAATGCCGACCTGGGCAATCCGTCCATTTTGGAGCCGCAGATTGCTGAGACGGCCCAGAACATTGGATACTTACGTGGCGAACTGGCCAAATATGAA ACGTGGTTGTCCGAAGCAGTGGGAGGAGACGAATGTGCCAAcaccatcaacaacaacaacagcaaccaTTCAcaaaacac AGTTGTGATGTCGGAGAACCACCAAAACATTTACACTGAGTTTGATGACGAATTCGATGACCTTGGCCAGTGCACGGCTATGTACACTTTTCAAG GCGATAGCGAGGGCACCATCTCGGTGACGGACGGCGAGCTTTTGACCATTATGGAGGAAGACAAAGGTGACGGCTGGATGAGGGTCCTGCGGGCAAACGGGGAGGAGGGCTTCATCCCCTCCTCTTATGTCAAAGTTGCCTCCTAA
- the LOC144077478 gene encoding noelin-2-like yields MSVPMLKIGAVLSTMAMVTNWMSQTLPSLVGLNGTAIGVSPDGTHERIVSGLHPGSEEAWQVYSTASDPDGLCVCAVVAPARNLCKRDPRNHQISLLTQQVQNVSQTMEGVNLRTSKDLRHFRESEPLLRGVDGRLHSYTSSPRTLTAKSLQELKGQVTQLQPLLSTADQYRSDVQTLASLRGELQNLSVVLTAIQEEIGAYDYEELQRRVVLLETRLHSCMNKLGCGRLTAVTGPVTIRASGSRFGSWMTDAMIPSSDSRVWSMDGFYRGRRVLEYRTMADFIKGQNFVQHLLPHAWAGTGHVVYNGSLYYNKHQSNILVQYHFRSRSVLLQRSLSGAGYNNTFPYSWGGSSDIDLMADETGLWAVYTSIPNAGNIVVSRLCPRSLDVLHTWSTGFPKRSAGEAFMICGVLYVTNSHLAGAKVHFAYNTNTSTYEYTDVPFHNLYSHISMMDYNPRERALYTWNNGHQVLYNVTLFHVIRTDG; encoded by the exons ATGAGTGTGCCCATGCTGAAAATCGGCGCCGTGCTGAGCACCATGGCCATGGTCACCAATTGGATGTCCCAGACGCTACCCTCGCTGGTGGGACTCAACGGGACGGCCATCGGCGTCTCTCCAGACGGAACGCACGAACGTATCGTCAGC gGGTTGCATCCCGGCAGCGAGGAAGCTTGGCAAGTGTACAGCACCGCGTCGGACCCAGACGGACTATGTGTGTGCGCGGTGGTCGCTCCCGCCCGGAACCTCTGCAAAAGAGACCCCCGTAATCACCAGATTAGTCTACTTACTCAACAG GTACAGAATGTGAGTCAGACCATGGAGGGGGTCAATCTTCGGACCTCCAAGGACCTGCGACACTTTCGCGAGTCAGAGCCGCTCTTGCGGGGCGTGGATGGACGTCTGCACTCCTACACCAGCAGTCCCCGGACTCTCACGGCCAAGAGTCTACAG GAACTAAAGGGTCAGGTGACTCAGCTTCAGCCCCTTCTGTCCACGGCCGATCAGTACCGATCCGATGTTCAGACTCTGGCCAGCCTGCGAGGCGAACTGCAGAACCTGTCCGTGGTCCTGACGGCCATCCAGGAGGAGATCGGAGCTTATGACTACGAGGAGCTTCAGAGAAGAGTTGTGTTGCTGGAAACCAGACTGCACAGCTGCATGAACAAACTAG GTTGTGGTCGCCTGACAGCAGTCACTGGTCCTGTCACCATTAGAGCGTCAGGGTCCCGATTTGGTTCCTGGATGACTGACGCCATGATTCCTAGCTCTGACAGCAGG GTGTGGTCCATGGACGGCTTCTACAGGGGCCGCCGCGTGCTGGAGTACCGGACCATGGCAGACTTCATCAAGGGTCAGAACTTCGTACAACACCTGTTGCCACACGCCTGGGCCGGCACGGGCCACGTAGTTTACAACGGTTCACTCTACTACAACAAGCACCAGAGTAACATCCTG GTGCAGTACCACTTCCGTTCTCGTAGCGTGTTGTTGCAGCGTAGTCTCAGTGGCGCAGGCTACAACAATACCTTCCCATATAGCTGGGGCGGATCCTCCGACATCGACCTCATGGCCGATGAGACCGGCCTGTGGGCCGTCTACACATCCATACCCAATGCCGGAAACATCGTG GTAAGCCGCCTGTGCCCGCGCTCACTGGACGTCCTTCATACCTGGTCCACCGGCTTTCCTAAACGTAGCGCAGGCGAGGCCTTCATGATCTGCGGCGTCCTCTACGTGACCAATTCCCATCTCGCCGGCGCCAAGGTCCACTTTGCCTACAACACCAACACGTCCACTTACGAGTACACGGACGTTCCCTTTCACAACCTCTACTCGCACATCAGCATGATGGACTACAACCCTCGAGAAAGAGCACTCTACACCTGGAACAATGGACATCAGGTGCTGTACAACGTCACGCTCTTTCACGTCATACGTACTGACGGCTAG
- the trip10b gene encoding thyroid hormone receptor interactor 10b isoform X2: MDWGTDLWDQNDVIDKHTQAGLDLVERYIKFVKERTEIEQSYAKQLRGLSRKYAKRGCKDEQDCRFSNHAAMQEILNELNDYAGQRELIAETMMTSICVDLTKFLQDLKQDRKGHLSEAKKAQQNLESSFKQLESTKKRFAKEWGEAEKATQQAEKIENDANATKIDVDKAKQHAHGRVHLAEECRSDYAAYLQKYNKEQKFFYYTEIPQIFNKLQELDERRISRLAEGYCQFSDLEKKVQPIITKCLDGISAAGAKVDGKQDSLLLVEQHKSGFERPSDVDFEDYTQGIKAASSDSSLNPPKVRTKLWPFSRRHKPPPAEDFSHLPPEQRKKMLQAKIDDVSKKLHMTQETSEALEKMKGVYEQNADLGNPSILEPQIAETAQNIGYLRGELAKYETWLSEAVGGDECANTINNNNSNHSQNTVVMSENHQNIYTEFDDEFDDLGQCTAMYTFQGDSEGTISVTDGELLTIMEEDKGDGWMRVLRANGEEGFIPSSYVKVAS, encoded by the exons ATGGACTGGGGAACTGATTTGTGG GACCAGAACGACGTGATCGACAAGCACACTCAGGCTGGCCTGGACCTGGTGGAGCGCTACATCAAGTTTGTCAAGGAGCGCACCGAAATCGAACAGAGTTATGCCAAGCAACTCAG GGGTCTTTCGAGGAAGTACGCAAAGCGAGGATGCAAAGATGAACAAGACTGCAG GTTCAGCAACCACGCCGCCATGCAGGAGATCTTGAACGAGTTGAACGACTATGCGGGTCAGCGTGAGTTAATCGCTGAGACCATGATGACCAGCATCTGCGTGGACCTCACCAAGTTCTTGCAGGACCTCAAACAGGACCGCAAAGGG CACCTTTCTGAAGCCAAGAAAGCCCAACAGAACCTGGAGAGCAGTTTCAAGCAACTGGAAAGT ACAAAGAAGCGGTTCGCCAAGGAGTGGGGGGAGGCTGAAAAAGCGACACAACAGGCTGAGAAAATTGAGAACGACGCCAACGCCACTAAGATCGACGTAGATAAA GCCAAACAGCACGCGCACGGTCGTGTGCACCTGGCGGAGGAATGCCGCAGCGACTATGCCGCTTACCTGCAAAAGTACAACAAGGAGCAGAAGTTTTTCTACTACACAGAGATACCACAGATATTCAAT AAGTTACAAGAATTAGATGAGCGCCGGATTAGTCGTCTGGCGGAAGGATATTGCCAGTTTTCCGACTTGGAAAAGAAGGTGCAGCCCATCATTACGAAATGTTTGGACGGAATCTCGGCAGCTGGAGCTAAAGTCGACGGAAAGCAG GACTCGCTTCTGTTGGTGGAGCAGCACAAGTCGGGCTTTGAACGGCCTTCCGACGTGGACTTTGAAGACTACACGCAGGGAATCAAAGCGGCCAGCTCCGACTCCAGCCTCAACCCGCCCAAAGTTCGAACCAAGCTATGGCCATTTAGCAGGAGACACAAG CCGCCGCCCGCCGAGGACTTCTCTCACCTTCCTCCCGAGCAACGTAAGAAGATGCTGCAAGCCAAAATCGACGACGTCTCCAAAAAGCTTCACATGACACAAGAAACCAG CGAGGCTCTGGAGAAGATGAAGGGCGTGTACGAGCAGAATGCCGACCTGGGCAATCCGTCCATTTTGGAGCCGCAGATTGCTGAGACGGCCCAGAACATTGGATACTTACGTGGCGAACTGGCCAAATATGAA ACGTGGTTGTCCGAAGCAGTGGGAGGAGACGAATGTGCCAAcaccatcaacaacaacaacagcaaccaTTCAcaaaacac AGTTGTGATGTCGGAGAACCACCAAAACATTTACACTGAGTTTGATGACGAATTCGATGACCTTGGCCAGTGCACGGCTATGTACACTTTTCAAG GCGATAGCGAGGGCACCATCTCGGTGACGGACGGCGAGCTTTTGACCATTATGGAGGAAGACAAAGGTGACGGCTGGATGAGGGTCCTGCGGGCAAACGGGGAGGAGGGCTTCATCCCCTCCTCTTATGTCAAAGTTGCCTCCTAA